A genomic region of Arachis hypogaea cultivar Tifrunner chromosome 5, arahy.Tifrunner.gnm2.J5K5, whole genome shotgun sequence contains the following coding sequences:
- the LOC112800678 gene encoding uncharacterized protein, translated as MDIDEVEATGKLPSRVTKFAPKSSKPKTKPKPPSEPHLQPKPEPQPPPPFKPEPQEFAAKKEDVDEIVAPTTHTKPEPNHTANTELAPKSEAQDETDQVDSMSLDLPEETAEDTVVREFDVFFGPSVDAATQLYVLQYPLRPRWRPYELEERCEEVRLNPKSSNMEIDLSVDLDSSNIDTETASRFNFTKQTLATKWNPSSANCYAVGLLKGDKFQLHPVNAVVQLRPAFHHLHSGGSKRKNQVSTGENATVKIEGSIEEKSAAAPKKQNKQTELSLGKQSDDDEGWVALKYHSCKSDISSRYLDQMMMHESHPIKFTMDVDDYVTALCPGVNNISSKRHLLSLPVEERLKKLLVEDPPFRRFSAIKHFAREYSDEELAEFLHKHAILIQGFWTAKSKLLSLKDDSGIGELARDFVILLFSKSLRVQASDLNLGGKVGNVLKEWLNKFGLEGCDPLKSGGTLYWKFPEVPDDSFKKRHPNVAERQEEMLKNLEAKLSDFGRRVIVAKRKFDKDGVASQHIKSELVKSAKSEQVTSLSGASSGRMTMSNATRQALLVAITKLLQTHRVCSLQMMRQRLREMAISTSLLSKTESKVASDAMVGFEGPQEELKAVISEVAYDIHGSYVLKVQEDPFRDVVITLLRGKSDGKLKKAEICAAATATLNREVTSNEYTRVMSELCVSKGSYWHLKSGDGSMQ; from the exons ATGGACATAGACGAGGTCGAAGCCACGGGCAAACTCCCTTCTCGAGTCACCAAATTCGCGCCAAAATCCTCCAAGCCTAAAACCAAACCTAAACCCCCATCCGAACCTCACCTACAACCTAAACCTGAACCCCAACCACCACCCCCCTTCAAACCAGAGCCACAGGAATTCGCAGCCAAGAAGGAAGATGTTGACGAAATTGTCGCACCAACAACTCACACGAAGCCCGAGCCCAACCACACCGCCAATACCGAGCTGGCACCCAAGTCCGAGGCCCAAGATGAAACTGACCAAGTCGATTCCATGTCCCTGGATCTTCCGGAAGAAACCGCCGAGGACACCGTCGTTCGCGAATTCGACGTCTTCTTTGGTCCTTCTGTCGATGCTGCCACTCAG TTATACGTTTTGCAATATCCGTTGAGACCGCGCTGGCGGCCATATGAGCTAGAAGAACGATGCGAAGAG GTAAGGTTGAATCCTAAGAGTTCAAACATGGAGATTGATTTATCTGTTGATTTGGACTCAAGTAATATTGACACTGAGACTGCTAGCAGATTCAACTTCACTAAGCAG ACTTTAGCAACTAAGTGGAATCCATCTTCTGCAAACTGCTATGCTGTTGGACTTCTCAAGGGTGATAAG TTCCAACTGCATCCAGTTAATGCAGTTGTGCAGCTTCGACCAGCATTTCATCACCTACATTCTGGTGGTTCAAAAAGAAAGAACCAGGTCTCCACTGGGGAAAATGCCACTGTCAAAATTGAGGGGTCAATTGAAGAAAAATCTGCTGCTGCACCAAAAAAGCAG AATAAGCAGACGGAGTTATCACTTGGGAAACAGAGTGATGACGATGAG GGCTGGGTTGCTCTCAAGTACCATAGCTGCAAGAGTGATATCTCGTCTCGATATTTAGATCAAATGATGATGCACGAAAGTCATCCCATTAAATTTACAATGGATGT TGATGACTATGTAACTGCACTATGTCCTGGAGTGAACAACATCTCTTCTAAAAG GCATCTTTTATCATTGCCCGTGGAAGAACGTCTTAAGAAATTGCTTGTTGAG GACCCTCCATTTCGCCGATTCAGTGCTATTAAGCATTTTGCTCGTGAGTACTCGGATGAGGAACTTGCGGAATTCCTGCACAAGCACGCAATATTAATTCAGGGGTTCTGGACTGCTAAAAGTAAATTGCTTTCTCTTAAGGATGATTCTGGTATTGGAGAATTAGCTAGAGACTTTGTCATACTATTGTTTAGCAAGAGTTTGAGAGTTCAGGCTTCAGATCTGAATCTGGGAGGCAAAGTTGGTAATGTTTTAAAAGAATGGCTGAATAAATTTGGTTTGGAAGGATGTGATCCACTTAAATCTGGCGGAACTCTTTATTGGAAGTTCCCAGAGGTTCCTGATGATTCATTTAAAAAACGTCATCCAAATGTTGCGGAAAGACAAGAGGAAATGTTGAAAAATTTGGAAGCAAAACTATCTGATTTTGGAAGGCGTGTTATTGTTGCAAAGCGGAAGTTTGATAAAGATGGTGTAGCAAGCCAACACATCAAGAGTGAGCTTGTCAAATCAGCAAAGTCTGAGCAGGTAACTAGTTTGAGCGGAGCGTCTTCTGGGAGGATGACCATGTCAAATGCAACTAGACAAGCACTGCTAGTTGCCATCACAAAACTTCTACAGACTCACAGAGTCtgcag CCTCCAAATGATGCGTCAAAGATTGCGTGAAATGGCAATCTCCACAAGTCTTCTTTCAAAGACAGAATCAAAAGTTGCTAGTGATGCAATGGTTGGTTTCGAGGGTCCACAAGAAGAGCTGAAGGCTGTCATAAGCGAAGTTGCATATGATATCCACGGTTCTTATGTTCTGAAAGTACAGGAAGACCCATTTAG AGATGTTGTAATCACATTGCTTCGTGGAAAATCTGATGGCAAGTTGAAGAAGGCTGAAATATGTGCAGCTGCAACAGCAACACTTAATAGAGAAGTCACAAGCAATGAATATACCAGG GTCATGAGTGAGCTGTGTGTCTCAAAAGGTTCTTATTGGCATTTGAAAAGCGGTGATGGAAGTATGCAATGA
- the LOC140173311 gene encoding protein FAR1-RELATED SEQUENCE 5-like: MSIRRTIENNEEAGIRPSKTYQSFVAAAGDHRELNFIEKDVRNYISREVRNVSEQEDTKEFGKYLLRMKEKNQNFFFELELEEDQSIKLAFWADARSRAAFEYFGDVISFDTTYNTNRYNLVCGSFVGVNYHGQSTLLGCSLMKNEEIESFKWLFQCWLHCMGGNAPKGFLTDQCASMKRALEACMPTTIHRWCIWHIMKKIPSKLNRYKGHADIE, from the exons atgtccattcgtcgtacaatagagaataacgaggaggccggtatcagaccaagcaaaacctaccaatcatttgttgcggctgccggtgatcaccgcgagttaaattttatcgaaaaggacgtgaggaattacattagcagggaagtgcggaatgtttccgaacaagaagatacaaaggaattcgggaaatatttgttaagaatgaaagagaagaatcagaatttcttttttgagcttgaactcgaggaggatcaatcgattaagctggctttttgggccgatgcaagaagtagagctgcctttgagtatttcggagacgtcatttcatttgacaccacctacaatacaaacag gtataatttggtctgtggttcttttgtcggggtgaattaccacggtcagtcaacacttctcggatgctctttgatgaaaaacgaagaaattgaatcattcaaatggttatttcaatgttggcttcattgcatgggaggaaacgctccgaaagggtttctcaccgatcaatgcgcatcaatgaaaagggctttagaggcctgtatgccaacaacaattcaccgttggtgtatttggcacatcatgaagaagattccaagcaaattaaacaggtacaagggacatgcagatATTGAATGA
- the LOC112804111 gene encoding uncharacterized protein, translated as MENGKCIRHFPKRFVDETTVDEDGYPLYRRRDDGRIINKSGVDLDDCYVVPHNRFLLLYGAHINVEWCNQSRSIKYLFKYVNKGNDRVTTAFYKSVGEDVESDEIDEISMYYDCRYISPCEAVWRIFGYSIHYRDPSVVRLGFHLPDEQNVIFKDHDNLDEVAREASVKESMFLGWFEANKEYREARSLTFAELPTKFVWKAQERIWVPRKSHAVIGRIFFVPPGSGEIYYLRLLLNLVKGPTCYEDIRTVDGTVYSTFRDACYARGLLDDDREYIDAIQEANNWGSGEYLRKLFATLLFSNSMTRPEYVWDNTWHILSDDILHRQKRILDNPDLSLTEQELKDLTLIDIENKLKTYNKSLKEFSSMPFSDMEMCSSHLVSSGINRLISDEQQYDRHRLADEHSLYLQQLTNEQHHVYDRIMQSVNDGVGGVYFLYGYGGTGKTFVWKTLASGLRSRGQIVLTVASSGIAALLLPGGRTAHSRFAIPLNVDEFSTCNIKQGSALAELIIKTKLIIWDEAPMVNKHCI; from the exons ATGGAAAATGGAAAATGCATAAGGCACTTTCCAAAAAGATTTGTTGATGAGACAACAGTTGATGAAGATGGCTATCCATTATACAGGCGCAGAGATGATGGGAGGATTATTAATAAAAGTGGTGTTGATCTCGATGACTGTTACGTAGTCCCACATAATAGGTTTTTGCTGCTGTATGGTGCACACATTAATGTTGAGTGGTGTAATCAATCGAGATcaattaaatatttgtttaagTATGTGAATAAAGGGAATGATCGTGTAACTACTGCATTTTACAAAAGTGTTGGTGAAGACGTAGAAAGTGATGAAATCGATGAGATTAGTATGTACTATGATTGTAGATACATATCTCCATGTGAAGCAGTTTGGAGGATTTTCGGTTATAGCATTCACTATAGAGATCCTTCAGTCGTTAGGTTGGGGTTTCATTTGCCGGATGAGCAAAATGTGATATTCAAAGACCATGACAACTTAGATGAGGTAGCTAGAGAGGCTTCGGTAAAGGAATCTATGTTTCTTGGTTGGTTTGAAGCAAATAAAGAATATCGAGAGGCTAGGTCCCTAACATTTGCTGAGCTTCCTACTAAGTTTGTATGGAAAGCCCAAGAACGGATATGGGTTCCACGAAAATCGCATGCAGTCATTGGAAGAATTTTTTTTGTGCCTCCTGGATCTGGTGAAATTTACTATTTAAGACTACTGTTGAATTTAGTCAAAGGCCCTACTTGCTATGAAGATATCAGAACTGTTGACGGAACTGTGTACTCaactttcagagatgcatgttatgcaCGTGGCCTTTTAGATGATGACAGAGAATATATTGATGCAATACAAGAAGCAAATAATTGGGGTTCCGGAGAATATTTGAGAAAATTGTTTGCAACacttttgttttcaaattctaTGACAAGGCCAGAATATGTATGGGACAACACGTGGCATATTTTATCTGATGATATTCTACATAGGCAAAAGAGAATTCTTGACAATCCAG ATTTAAGTTTAACAGAGCAGGAATTGAAGGATCTAACTCTTATAGATATTGAGAATAAATTGAAGACTTACAACAAGAGTCTAAAAGAGTTCTCTTCCATGCCATTTTCAGATATGGAAATGTGTTCCTCTCATTTGGTTTCAAGCGGCATCAATCGGTTAATTTCTGATGAGCAACAATATGATAGACACAGATTAGCTGATGAACATAGCCTTTATTTACAACAGCTGACAAATGAACAACACCATGTTTATGATAGGATTATGCAATCTGTCAATGATGGAGTAGGTGGTGTTTACTTTTTATATGGATATGGTGGAACAGGAAAAACTTTTGTTTGGAAGACATTGGCATCAGGGTTAAGATCAAGAGGTCAAATTGTCTTGACGGTGGCTTCAAGTGGCATAGCTGCTTTGTTATTACCAGGTGGTAGAACAGCTCATTCAAGATTTGCAATACCACTTAATGTTGATGAGTTTTCCACTTGCAATATAAAACAGGGCAGTGCATTGGCAGAATTGATCATAAAAACAAAACTTATTATTTGGGATGAAGCTCCCATGGTCAATAAGCATTGTATATAA
- the LOC114927744 gene encoding uncharacterized protein has protein sequence MRDLLRFKNVHSEEQPFGGKTIVFGGDFRQILPVIPKGSRQDIVNATINSSYIWNSCNMLKLTRNMRLQADDDNVHSSELKDFAEWILSIGDGKCGESKDGIDTIQIPNDILIKEWEDPIAAICRAIYPEMFWPSNSVYEVEDRAILAPTLQIVDEINRYMMSLNPRESQTYYSSDKACPTEPSNELIASIHTPEFLNTIRCSGIPNHELIVKVGTPIMLLRNIDHSAGLCNGTRLVITKLGKHIIEAKSMTGKNAGQKVFIPRMTLSPSDHRIPFKFQRRQFPIMVSYAMTINKSQGQSLSKVGLILKKPVFTHGQLYVAISRVTNKKGLKILLCHEEERSNETDNVVFKEVFRNV, from the coding sequence ATGCGAGATTTATTGAGATTCAAGAATGTTCATAGTGAAGAGCAAccttttggagggaaaacaatTGTGTTTGGTGGTGACTTTAGACAGATACTCCCTGTTATACCCAAAGGAAGCAGGCAGGATATTGTGAATGCGACTATCAATTCATCCTACATTTGGAATAGTTGCAACATGTTGAAACTAACAAGAAATATGCGGCTACAAGCGGATGATGATAATGTACATTCGTCTGAGTTAAAGGATTTTGCAGAATGGATACTAAGCATTGGCGATGGTAAATGCGGGGAGTCTAAAGATGGAATTGATACAATTCAAATTCCCAATGACATTCTGATAAAAGAATGGGAGGATCCTATAGCTGCTATATGTAGAGCAATTTATCCCGAGATGTTTTGGCCTTCAAATTCTGTCTATGAAGTCGAAGATCGAGCTATCCTTGCCCCAACATTGCAAATAGTAGATGAGATTAACCGATACATGATGAGTTTAAATCCACGTGAATCACAAACATACTATAGTTCTGACAAAGCATGTCCAACAGAGCCATCTAATGAGTTAATCGCATCAATACACACTCCAGAATTTCTAAACACAATTAGGTGTTCGGGGATTCCAAACCATGAGTTGATAGTCAAGGTAGGAACACCTATCATGTTACTACGGAATATTGATCACTCGGCTGGATTATGCAATGGAACCCGATTGGTGATAACAAAGCTAGGAAAACACATTATTGAAGCTAAAAGCATGACAGGAAAGAATGCTGGTCAGAAAGTTTTTATTCCAAGGATGACCCTTAGTCCATCTGACCATAGAATACCATTCAAGTTTCAACGCAGACAGTTCCCTATAATGGTATCCTATGCCATGACAATTAATAAGAGTCAAGGACAATCCTTATCAAAAGTTGGATTGATTTTAAAGAAGCCTGTTTTTACCCACGGACAATTGTATGTGGCTATTTCGAGAGTTACAAATAAAAAAGGTCTTAAGATACTCTTATgtcatgaagaagaaaggagcaaTGAGACAGATAATGTTGTTTTCAAAGAAGTGTTTAGGAATGTTTGA